The genomic segment TCGAGGGAGAGGTTTCCAATTTCCGCCAACCCTACTCCGGACACATCTATTTCACGCTCAAGGACGAGTCGTCGCAGATACAGTGTGTTATCTTTAAGCCGCTCTCGTTACGCCTGCCCTTCAGGCCAAAGGATGGGATGAAGGTTCTGCTGCACGGAAGGCTCACCGTCTATGAGAAAGGCGGGAATTATCAGATACTCGGCGACAGGATCGAGCCGGCGGGCTTTGGCGCCCTACAGATGGCACTCGAACAGCTCAAAAGAAAACTCGCCGCTGAGGGTCTCTTCGACGAAAGACATAAAAAACCCATACCGAAATTCCCCGAAAGGATAGGTGTCGTCACCTCAGCCACCGGGGCGGCGATAAGGGACATCATAAAGGTGATAAGCCGCCGCTATCCTCTCGTCCACATCCTGCTGTATCCCGTTACCGTCCAGGGCGAAAACGCCGCCAGGGAGATCGCCGAGGCGATAGACGGGTTCAACCGGCTTGGAAATGTGGACCTCCTGATAGTCGGCAGGGGAGGTGGATCGATAGAGGATCTGTGGGCCTTCAACGAGGAGATAGTCGCCAGAAGCATCTTCCGCTCCAGAATCCCCGTCATATCGGCGGTGGGCCACGAGATAGACTTCACCATATCCGATCTCGTTGCCGATCTCAGGGCGCCTACGCCATCGGCGGCCGCCGAGATGGCTGTCCCCAGCGTTCAGGATCTGAACGGCGGCATTGAACAACTCACATCGAGGATGATAGCGGCCATAAGGTCCCAGATCCGGCCGAAAAGGGAGAAACTGGATCGCCTCTCCGAGAGGGTCTCGCCTCGGAGAAAGCTGGAGGAGCTATATGAGATGGAGCAGAGGATCGACGAGCTGTACTACAGGGCGATGGAGCTGATGCGGGGAAGGATATCATCAATGAGAGGTGAGGTGGCGGTCAGATCTGAGAGGCTTCGGAGAAATTCACCCGAAAGGAGGCTTGGGGAGCTTGAGGGAAGATTGAACTTGCTCGCTCAAAGGGCCTATCACGCCGTCCTTTCAAGGCTGATGGAGGGAAGAAGCTCCTTTCAGGGCCTGGTATCCCGCCTGGAAGCTTTGAGCCCACTGGCCGTGCTCAGAAGGGGATATAGCATCTGTCAGGAGGTCTCCGGCCGGATCATATCCGATGCGGCCCAAGTTGATGTGGGCGATCAGATCATCGTGAGGCCCTTCAAGGGCAAGCTGAGATGTGAGGTTTTGGAGAGGAAAGATGGATAAGGTGGAAAAGGAGATCAAATTCGAGGATGCCCTTAAAAGGCTTGAGGAGATAGTCGAGATGCTTGAGTCGGACGAGCTCCCTCTGGATAAAGCCTTGGAGCTCTTCGAGGAGGGGATAAGGATGTCCAGGCTCTGTTCCTCCATTTTGGAGAGGGCTGAGATGCGAATTGAGGAGCTCATCCGTGAGGAGGATGGGACGATTCGCGCCGTCCCATTTAAGCTTTCAGAAGAGGAGTGACGTACATGGCTTGCCCTTGTCCGAGGATCACCGGAGCAGAAGTAGACCCTTGCGCCTGCTCAGAATTCGGGAGCATACATTGAAGTGCGTTTCACCGTTGATCTTTCCGATTGATTTTAAGCCCCGCTTGTCCATCGCTTTTGAAATCTGGTATAATATAACCGACTGAAAAACCGATTTAGTCGAAAGGTTAGGAATGAACAGGGAGGAGAGAAAGCGTTTTATAATCGAGAGGGCGAGAGAGCTTTTCGCAAGATATGGTATGAAGAAGACCACGATGGGCGACATCGCCTCCACATGTGGCATGGGGAAGGCCTCGCTCTACTATTACTTCAGAAGCAAAGAGGATATCTTCCGGGCGGTCATCAGAATGGAGTTCGAGATATTCAAGAGGAAGGCGGAGGAGAGCCTCTCAAAGGCCAAATCGCCGCAGGATAAGATCCGGGCATATATCTGGACCAGATCGACGGTTCTCAGGAAAATGGCCAATTATTATGAAACCTTCACCTCTGAGTATTTGGAGCATTACGGCTTCGTGGAGCGTGAAAGACAGCGGTTGACCGACTGGGAGATAGAGACGATGCGATCGATACTCGAGGAGGGAGTCAGGCAAGGCGTGTTTGAGATCTCCGACACCAAGTTGACGGCGGTGGTGTTGGTCTTCGCCTTGAAGGGGCTTGAGTTCCCCTGGATGGTCGAGCAGGATATCATCGAACTCGAACATGCTATAGACCTGCTGTTGCCCGTGCTGTTCAGGGGAATTGAGAAGAGATGACACTTCGCCGGATGATCCGGAGGAGATACAATGGCTCTGAGAACGGCAGTTCTCCTATCCCTGGTCTGCCTGAGCTCCATCGGGTTGAGGTTTCCCGTCCTCGATTATAAGGGTAAGCCGGATATCATCAAACCCGAGCTGGTATCTGATAGGTTCCAACGGGAAGGCAATACGCTGCCTGAGTGGGTGATAAAACGCCACGCGATATATGATCCGGAAGATTGGTCCTCTTTGAGGAAAAAGACCGACGGAAAAGCGGGATATCAGTATTTTCAGGAGAAGCTGAAGGTCAGGGGATATGGGGATATCTATC from the Candidatus Poribacteria bacterium genome contains:
- the xseB gene encoding exodeoxyribonuclease VII small subunit, encoding MDKVEKEIKFEDALKRLEEIVEMLESDELPLDKALELFEEGIRMSRLCSSILERAEMRIEELIREEDGTIRAVPFKLSEEE
- a CDS encoding TetR/AcrR family transcriptional regulator; this translates as MNREERKRFIIERARELFARYGMKKTTMGDIASTCGMGKASLYYYFRSKEDIFRAVIRMEFEIFKRKAEESLSKAKSPQDKIRAYIWTRSTVLRKMANYYETFTSEYLEHYGFVERERQRLTDWEIETMRSILEEGVRQGVFEISDTKLTAVVLVFALKGLEFPWMVEQDIIELEHAIDLLLPVLFRGIEKR
- the xseA gene encoding exodeoxyribonuclease VII large subunit, translated to MIGRTVYTVSEVTRAIKEIISAIGEVWIEGEVSNFRQPYSGHIYFTLKDESSQIQCVIFKPLSLRLPFRPKDGMKVLLHGRLTVYEKGGNYQILGDRIEPAGFGALQMALEQLKRKLAAEGLFDERHKKPIPKFPERIGVVTSATGAAIRDIIKVISRRYPLVHILLYPVTVQGENAAREIAEAIDGFNRLGNVDLLIVGRGGGSIEDLWAFNEEIVARSIFRSRIPVISAVGHEIDFTISDLVADLRAPTPSAAAEMAVPSVQDLNGGIEQLTSRMIAAIRSQIRPKREKLDRLSERVSPRRKLEELYEMEQRIDELYYRAMELMRGRISSMRGEVAVRSERLRRNSPERRLGELEGRLNLLAQRAYHAVLSRLMEGRSSFQGLVSRLEALSPLAVLRRGYSICQEVSGRIISDAAQVDVGDQIIVRPFKGKLRCEVLERKDG